In Catenulispora sp. EB89, the genomic window GAAGTGGATGAGCTCGCCGTGGAACGCCGTGTCCCCGGCCCAGAGCGCGCGCCACAGCGCCACCGTCTCGTCCAGGCGCCGGAACCGGCGCTCCCACGGCAGCTCGGACAGCGTGTACATGGGCTGTCCGAACCGCCCCGGGAATCCGGCGCCGACCGCGACCGCCAGCCGGCCGCCGGACAGCAGGTCGATCGAGGCCAGCGACTGCGCGGCCTGCACCGGCCGCCGCAGGAACGGCAGCAGCGCACCGGTCCCGAGCGTGACGCGCTCGGTCGCCGGGGCGAGGGCCGCGAGCATGGTCAGCGCCTCGACGCGCGGGCTGATCAGCGAATCGTTGACGAAGAGCGAGGAGAACCCGAGCTGTTCGGCCCGCACCGCCAGCGCGACGACGTCCCGCGGATCGTCCCCGGATTCCCACTGCGCCTCGCCGGTCGGAAGCAACACACCGATGTCCATGCCCCGATGGTCTCCGGGCGGCTGCGGCGTCTCAATTCCCGGCAGGGAATGACGCAGCTCACCGCGCCATCGCGGTCTCCTCCTCGACCCGCGACAGCTTCTCCGGATTGCGGACCACGTAGATCCCGGTGATCAGGCCGTTCTCGGTGTGCATCGCCACGATCGTGTCGATGACGCCGCCGACCCGCAGGACCACTCCCAGGCCGCCGTTGACGTACGCCGTCTCCATGGTGACGAGACCAGCCAGATGGGACAGGCCGTCGGCCAGGAACCGGGAAACGACGTCCGCGCCCTGGAGCGGCACCGGCGTGGCCTGCACGACGCCGCCGCCGTCGCCGATGAAGACGACGTCCGGGGCGAGCAGGTCGAACAGGCTCTGCAGGTCGCCGGTGGAGACCGCCTTCTGGAACGCCTCGGTGGCGCCCAGGAGCTCGGCCTTGGACGTGACGCCGCGCGGCCGCCGCGCCGCGACGTGGTTGCGGGCCCGGTGCGCGATCTGCCGGACCGCGGCCGGGGTCTTGTCGACGGCCTCGGCGATCTCGTCGTACTCCAGACCGAACACGTCGCGCAGCACGAACACCGCGCGCTCGGCGGGCGTCAGCGTCTCCATCACCAGCAGCATCGCCATCGAGACGCTGTCGGCCAGCTCCACGTCCTCGGCCACGTCCGGCGCGGTCAACAGCGGCTCGGGCAGCCACGGCCCGACATAGGACTCCTTGCGCCGCCCGAGTTTCCGCAGCTGGGTCAGCGCCTGCCGGGTGGTGATCCGCACCAGGTACGCCCGCCGGTCCCGCACCGTGTCCAGGTCGACGGTGGTCCAGCGCAGCCAGGTCTCCTGCAGCACGTCCTCGGCGTCGACGGCCGAGCCCAGCATCTCGTAGGCGACCGTGAACAGCAGGTTGCGATGGGCGACGAAGGTCTCGGTCGCGGACTGCCCCGACGGTTCCTCACTCATGACGGCACCTACCTGTTCGCTCGCGAGTACTTTTACACGGGACTCCACGAACCGCGCGGTTGTGACGTGCCCTCAGAGTGACGTGCGTCACATCGGATCGGAAGCGCGTTGACCCTGACGCAGGGTCAACCTTCCAGCATTGCCGTCATGACGACGACAGCAACCGCCTCCCCCGCGATCAGCGTCTCCGACCTGCGCAAGTCCTTCGGTGAGAAGGCCGTTCTGAACGGCGTGGACCTCAGCGTCCCGGCCGGGACGGTCTTCGCCCTGCTCGGCCCGAACGGCGCCGGCAAGACCACGACGGTCCGCATCCTGTCCAGCCTGATCGCCGCCGATGGCGGCCGGGTCTCGGTCGCCGGCCACGACCTGGCCGAGGCGCCGGAGGCGGTGCGCGCGGCGATCGGGGTGACCGGCCAGTTCTCCGCGGTCGACAACCTGCTGACCGCGCGGGAGAACCTGATCCTGATGGCCGACCTGTACCGGCTGGGCCGACGCCCCGGCCGGGCCCGCGCCGCGGAGCTGCTGGAGCGCTTCGACCTCACCGACGTCGCCGACAAGCCGCTGTCCACCTACTCCGGCGGCCTGCGCCGGCGGCTGGACCTGGCGATGACGCTGGTCGGCGACCCGCGGGTGATCTTCCTCGACGAGCCGACCACCGGCCTGGACCCGCGCAGCCGCCGTGAGCTGTGGGCCATCGTGCGGGAGCTGGTCGCCGACGGCGTCACGATCCTGCTGACGACGCAGTACCTGGAGGAGGCCGACCAGCTCGCGGACCGGATCGCGGTGCTGGACGGCGGGCGGATCGTCGCCGAGGGCACGGCCGCGGAGCTGAAGCGGCTGATCCCCGGCGGGCACATCACGCTGCGGTTCGCCGACCCCGCCCGGCTCACCGCGGCAGCCGTCGCGCTCGGCGCGGACTCCGTCGACGAAGACGCCCTCACCGTGCAGGTCGCGAGCGACGGCGGCTTCGACTCGCTACGGACCGTCCTGGACCTGTTGACGTCCGCAGACCTGGCCGCCGAAGAGCTTTCGGTGCACACGCCGGACCTCGACGACGTCTTCCTCGCGCTGACCGGCAACGCGTGAGCCCTGTTCTTCTCCACCCCTTCCACTCGTCTCAGGAGCCTGCCATGACCACCAAGAGCCACACCCTCGCCGACACCCGCACCCTGCTGCGCCGCAACCTGCGCCACACGATCCGCTACCCCTCGATGACCCTCGGATCGGTCTTCGGCCCGGTCATCATGCTGCTGTTGTTCGTCGGCGTCCTCGGCAAGACCCTGGGCAAGGGCCTGGCATCCGGGGCACACTCCGGCGGATACATCGGCTACATCGCGCCGGGCATCATCATCACGGCCGTCGCCTCCGGCAGCATGGCCACCGCGGTCGCGGTCTGCGTGGACATGACCGAGGGGATCGTCGACCGCTTCCGGACCATGCCGATATCGCGGGTCGCGATCCTCGCCGCGCACGTCCTCAACAGCGTGGTGACGACAGTGGTGTCGACGGGGGCGGTGATCGTCGCGGCCGTACTGCTCGGCTTCCGGCCGCACGCCTCGGCGCTGGAGTGGGTGGCGGCCGGCGGCCTGCTGCTGATCCTGAGCATCGCGCTGACGTGGATGGCCGTGGCCATGGGCCTGGTGTCCCCGACGCCGGAAGCCGCCAGCAACGCGCCGATGCTGATCGTGTTCCTGCCGTTCGTCGGATCCGCGTTCGCGCCGGCCTCGTCGATGCCCGTCGGGGTGCGCCAGTTCGCCGAGTACCAGCCGTTCACACCGGCCATCGAGACCGTGCGGGGCCTGCTCACCGGCGCGCCGATCGGGCACAACGCGGTGATCTGCCTGGTGTGGTGCGCGGTGATCGCGGCCGGCGGGTACGCCTGGGCGGTGGCGTCGTTCCGGAAGCCTCAGGCACACTGATGGCGCTCATGATCGCGTCCCGGCGGCCGGGCCGGCCCGGGAGGACCCTGATGCTCACCATCAGCCAGCTCGCCGACTACGTCGGGGTGACGGTGCGGGCCGTGCGGCACTACCACCAGCGCGGCCTGCTCCCCGAGCCGGAGCGGGACCACTCGGGCTACCGCCGCTACGACGCGCGGGCGGTGATCGACCTGATCCGGGTCAAGACCCTGGCCGAGGCCGGGGTCCCGCTGGCCCGGATCGAGGAGCTGCTGGCCGCCGACACCGAGAGCTTCGCCGAGGCGGTCGACGAGATCGACCGCTCGATGCAGGAGCAGATCCGCGAGCTGAAGGAGCGGCGCCGCCGGGTCGCCCAGCTGGCCTCCGGCGAGCGCCTGTTCCTCCCGCCGGAGATCGCCGAGTACATCGAGGAACTGCGGGCGGCCGGGGTGAGCGAGCGCGGGGTGCTGATGGAGCGCGACGGCTGGGTGATGCTGGCCGCGGCGTATCCGCAGCTGGCACCGCGCTGGATAGCGCAGAAGCGTGCCGACTTGGACGACCCCGAGTACCGGGCCTTCTATGTGGTCTACGACCAGGCGCACGACTGGAAAGTCGACGATCCCCGGCTGGAGGCGCTGGCGGACACCATGGTCGAGCGGTTCCGGGCGCAGCTGGCCGAAGCTGGCGACCAAGCCGACGAACTGCGGATGGAGAAGGTGCTGTCCGTGGAGGAACAGAAGCTGTTCGCGGCGTACGTCAACGACTACTCGCCGGCCTGGATACGCCTGCACGACATGGTCGGTCGGCGGCTTCAGGCCTCCTGACTCCGCCGGACCTCGGCAAGGCGTCTGGTGAGGAACGCGCGCTCGGCTTCGTTGTCGGTGAGCACCAGAGCTTCCTCATAGGCGGTGACGGCTTCCGGCCACTGCCCCAGCCTTCTGAGAAAGTCAGCGCGGGCCGCGCTGAGATAGCGGTAGGTCGCCAGCGCGGGCTCGGCGGCCAAGCGGTCGAGGGCGACGAGGCCGGCCTCGGGACCGTCGCGCATTCCGAGGGCCACAGCCTGGTTGAGCTTGACGACCGGCGAGGGCCACAGGCGGAGCAGGACGTCGTAGAGGGAGACGATCTCCGACCAGTCGGTCGCTTCGAAGGTGGCGGCTTCCGCGTGGACGGCGGCGATCGCGGCCTGGACCGCGTAGCGGGTCGGGGGACCGGCGCGAAGGGACTCCGTCAGGAGGTCGATCCCCTCGGTGATCATCTCGCGGTCCCACCACGACCGGTCCTGGTCTTCGAGCAGGACGGGACGGCCGTCGTCGTCGGTCCGCGTCGCGCGCCGCGCGTCGATCAGCAGCAGCAGGGCCAGCAGGCCGGCGGGCTCGGCGACCGGCAGCAGCCGGTGGAGCGTCCGCGCCAAGCCGACCGCGGAGCCGACGAGATCGTCGCGGACCAGCGTCTCCCCGACCGGCGCGTTGCTCCCGGTGGTGAAGACGAGGTGAACGACGTCGCAGACCGCTGAGACCCGCTCGGGCAGCTCTTCGGCAGTCGGCACGCGATAGGGGATGCGGGCCGCGGCGATCTTCTTCTTCGCGCGGGTGATGCGCGCGGCCATGGTGCTCTCCTGGACCAGGAAGGCCCGGGCGACCTCGGCCGTCGACAGGCCGCAGACCAGGCGCAGCGTGAGGGCGACACGGGCTTCCCTGGAAAGCGCGGGATGGCAGCAGGTGAAGATCAGCCGCAGGGTGTCGTCGGCGACGGCCGGCGGTTCGTCCGCGTCCTGCGGGTCCGGG contains:
- a CDS encoding RNA polymerase sigma-70 factor, which codes for MSEEPSGQSATETFVAHRNLLFTVAYEMLGSAVDAEDVLQETWLRWTTVDLDTVRDRRAYLVRITTRQALTQLRKLGRRKESYVGPWLPEPLLTAPDVAEDVELADSVSMAMLLVMETLTPAERAVFVLRDVFGLEYDEIAEAVDKTPAAVRQIAHRARNHVAARRPRGVTSKAELLGATEAFQKAVSTGDLQSLFDLLAPDVVFIGDGGGVVQATPVPLQGADVVSRFLADGLSHLAGLVTMETAYVNGGLGVVLRVGGVIDTIVAMHTENGLITGIYVVRNPEKLSRVEEETAMAR
- a CDS encoding ATP-binding cassette domain-containing protein; translation: MTTTATASPAISVSDLRKSFGEKAVLNGVDLSVPAGTVFALLGPNGAGKTTTVRILSSLIAADGGRVSVAGHDLAEAPEAVRAAIGVTGQFSAVDNLLTARENLILMADLYRLGRRPGRARAAELLERFDLTDVADKPLSTYSGGLRRRLDLAMTLVGDPRVIFLDEPTTGLDPRSRRELWAIVRELVADGVTILLTTQYLEEADQLADRIAVLDGGRIVAEGTAAELKRLIPGGHITLRFADPARLTAAAVALGADSVDEDALTVQVASDGGFDSLRTVLDLLTSADLAAEELSVHTPDLDDVFLALTGNA
- a CDS encoding MerR family transcriptional regulator, yielding MLTISQLADYVGVTVRAVRHYHQRGLLPEPERDHSGYRRYDARAVIDLIRVKTLAEAGVPLARIEELLAADTESFAEAVDEIDRSMQEQIRELKERRRRVAQLASGERLFLPPEIAEYIEELRAAGVSERGVLMERDGWVMLAAAYPQLAPRWIAQKRADLDDPEYRAFYVVYDQAHDWKVDDPRLEALADTMVERFRAQLAEAGDQADELRMEKVLSVEEQKLFAAYVNDYSPAWIRLHDMVGRRLQAS
- a CDS encoding ABC transporter permease, yielding MTTKSHTLADTRTLLRRNLRHTIRYPSMTLGSVFGPVIMLLLFVGVLGKTLGKGLASGAHSGGYIGYIAPGIIITAVASGSMATAVAVCVDMTEGIVDRFRTMPISRVAILAAHVLNSVVTTVVSTGAVIVAAVLLGFRPHASALEWVAAGGLLLILSIALTWMAVAMGLVSPTPEAASNAPMLIVFLPFVGSAFAPASSMPVGVRQFAEYQPFTPAIETVRGLLTGAPIGHNAVICLVWCAVIAAGGYAWAVASFRKPQAH
- a CDS encoding RNA polymerase sigma factor, which gives rise to MSTPGDAVAAAHRAHWAGVLAATVRITRDLDTAEECVQDAYAQALRTWPSGGVPDHPAAWLRTVAGNRARDLLRRESVWRRAMPLLVEEATATAPDPQDADEPPAVADDTLRLIFTCCHPALSREARVALTLRLVCGLSTAEVARAFLVQESTMAARITRAKKKIAAARIPYRVPTAEELPERVSAVCDVVHLVFTTGSNAPVGETLVRDDLVGSAVGLARTLHRLLPVAEPAGLLALLLLIDARRATRTDDDGRPVLLEDQDRSWWDREMITEGIDLLTESLRAGPPTRYAVQAAIAAVHAEAATFEATDWSEIVSLYDVLLRLWPSPVVKLNQAVALGMRDGPEAGLVALDRLAAEPALATYRYLSAARADFLRRLGQWPEAVTAYEEALVLTDNEAERAFLTRRLAEVRRSQEA